The Thermosynechococcus sp. genome has a segment encoding these proteins:
- a CDS encoding helix-turn-helix transcriptional regulator, with translation MSIPQNDRLEYSLLSERELQVLELVAAGLTNQDIAAKLDISKRTVDNHISNILMKTKSENRVALVRWALAWGKVCLNDVNCCALPTPPTQPHE, from the coding sequence ATGTCTATACCGCAAAACGATCGGTTGGAATATTCACTGCTGTCGGAGCGTGAGCTACAGGTGTTGGAACTTGTGGCGGCGGGGTTAACCAACCAAGATATTGCTGCCAAATTAGACATCAGCAAGCGCACGGTAGATAACCACATCAGTAATATTCTGATGAAAACAAAATCAGAGAATCGGGTGGCACTTGTGCGCTGGGCTTTAGCGTGGGGTAAAGTTTGCTTGAATGATGTGAATTGTTGTGCTCTGCCCACCCCCCCTACCCAGCCCCATGAGTGA